A stretch of the Paenibacillus dendritiformis genome encodes the following:
- a CDS encoding Asp23/Gls24 family envelope stress response protein, translated as MNQAIASEFERTDLGNIQIAPEVIAVIAGLATIEVEGVEGMSGGFAGGIAEMLGRKNLSKGVKVEVGQREAAVDVNIIIEYGHRIPTVASEIQQNVKRSIEMMTGLHVVEVNVHVHDVHFKAQEKVEETDPARVK; from the coding sequence ATGAATCAGGCAATCGCATCGGAATTTGAGCGCACGGATTTGGGCAACATCCAGATTGCGCCGGAGGTCATTGCAGTTATCGCCGGTCTCGCGACAATCGAGGTTGAAGGCGTAGAAGGCATGAGCGGAGGATTCGCCGGCGGCATCGCGGAGATGCTCGGACGGAAGAACTTGTCCAAAGGCGTAAAGGTAGAAGTAGGACAGCGCGAAGCGGCTGTCGATGTCAACATTATTATTGAATACGGCCATCGCATTCCTACCGTAGCCAGCGAGATTCAGCAAAATGTCAAGCGCTCGATCGAGATGATGACCGGGCTTCATGTCGTGGAAGTGAACGTGCATGTGCATGACGTCCATTTCAAGGCGCAAGAGAAGGTGGAAGAGACGGATCCGGCACGAGTTAAATAA
- the accC gene encoding acetyl-CoA carboxylase biotin carboxylase subunit, producing the protein MKFHKILIANRGEIAVRIIRACRELGIATVAVYSEADREALHVRLADEAYCIGPTASKDSYLNFTNLMSVATLTECDAVHPGYGFLAENADFAEICESCGITFIGPSADAIERMGDKSVAKQTMKDAGVPVIPGSDGLVEDLDQALMIARDIGYPVIIKATAGGGGKGIRIAEDEEALIKQMTAAQQEAEKAFGNAGVYLEKYLTGMKHVEIQIIADKHGHAVHLGERDCSVQRRRQKLVEEAPCPVLTPDVRERMGEAAVRAALAVDYSGAGTLEFLLGPDGSFYFMEMNTRIQVEHPVTEMITGIDLIQEMIRVAQGEPLSFRQEDVVIDGWAIECRINAEDPARNFMPSAGQIGFYLPPGGFGVRVDSAAYPGCLISPHYDSMIAKLIVWAPTRDEAIDRMKRALAEFAIEGIHTTIPFHIRLLEHPKFIKGDFDIKFLEEYEVWKS; encoded by the coding sequence ATGAAGTTCCATAAGATTTTAATCGCTAACCGCGGCGAGATAGCCGTTCGCATCATTCGCGCCTGCCGCGAGCTCGGCATTGCGACGGTCGCTGTCTATTCGGAAGCGGACAGGGAAGCGCTGCATGTGCGTCTTGCCGACGAAGCTTATTGCATCGGGCCCACCGCGTCCAAGGACAGCTATTTGAACTTTACGAATCTGATGAGTGTCGCCACGTTGACGGAATGCGACGCCGTACATCCGGGGTACGGGTTCCTGGCGGAAAATGCGGACTTCGCGGAGATCTGCGAATCGTGCGGCATTACATTTATCGGCCCGTCTGCCGACGCCATCGAGCGCATGGGCGACAAATCCGTCGCCAAACAGACGATGAAAGACGCCGGCGTTCCGGTTATTCCCGGATCGGACGGATTGGTCGAGGATCTGGATCAGGCGCTTATGATAGCGCGTGATATCGGATATCCTGTCATTATCAAGGCTACCGCGGGCGGCGGAGGCAAAGGAATCCGCATCGCGGAGGACGAAGAAGCCCTGATTAAGCAGATGACGGCCGCTCAGCAGGAAGCCGAGAAAGCGTTCGGCAATGCGGGCGTGTATCTGGAGAAATATTTAACCGGAATGAAGCATGTGGAGATTCAGATCATTGCCGACAAGCATGGCCATGCCGTTCACCTGGGCGAGCGCGACTGTTCCGTGCAGCGCCGCCGCCAGAAGCTGGTCGAGGAAGCGCCATGCCCGGTCTTGACGCCCGACGTCCGCGAGCGGATGGGAGAAGCGGCTGTTCGCGCCGCGCTTGCTGTCGATTACTCCGGTGCCGGCACGTTGGAGTTTCTGCTCGGGCCGGACGGCAGCTTTTACTTTATGGAAATGAATACCCGGATTCAAGTTGAGCACCCGGTAACGGAGATGATTACGGGAATCGATCTCATTCAGGAGATGATTCGCGTGGCTCAAGGCGAACCTTTATCCTTCCGTCAAGAGGATGTCGTCATTGACGGATGGGCTATAGAGTGCCGCATTAACGCGGAGGATCCGGCGCGGAACTTCATGCCTTCGGCCGGCCAGATCGGTTTTTATCTGCCGCCGGGCGGATTTGGCGTTCGCGTCGACAGCGCCGCCTACCCAGGCTGCCTGATCTCGCCGCACTATGATTCGATGATTGCCAAGCTCATTGTATGGGCGCCGACGCGCGATGAGGCGATCGACCGCATGAAGCGGGCGTTGGCCGAGTTCGCCATCGAGGGCATTCATACGACAATACCGTTCCATATTCGCCTGCTTGAGCACCCGAAGTTCATCAAGGGCGATTTTGACATTAAGTTTTTGGAAGAATACGAGGTCTGGAAGTCCTAG
- the accB gene encoding acetyl-CoA carboxylase biotin carboxyl carrier protein, with product MFKISEIKELIKLLDQTSVHELEIENEGCRIAIRKPGKTEVFNVQTSAAPLAYPAPAPAAAAAPSEAAAPAAEPQPEKKEEQAGLVRIVSPMVGTFYSAPSPESPPYVKVGDKINEKSVVCILEAMKLMNELEAEVKGEIVEVLATNGQLVEFGQPLFLVKPE from the coding sequence TTGTTCAAAATAAGCGAAATCAAGGAACTGATCAAGCTCCTGGACCAGACATCCGTACATGAACTGGAAATAGAGAACGAAGGCTGCCGCATCGCGATCCGGAAGCCTGGCAAGACTGAGGTGTTCAATGTACAGACATCGGCCGCGCCGCTTGCATACCCAGCTCCGGCCCCGGCAGCGGCGGCTGCTCCATCGGAAGCGGCGGCTCCAGCGGCTGAGCCTCAGCCGGAGAAGAAGGAAGAGCAAGCGGGCTTGGTCCGCATCGTCTCCCCGATGGTCGGCACCTTCTACAGCGCGCCTTCGCCGGAATCGCCGCCGTATGTCAAGGTGGGCGACAAGATCAACGAGAAATCGGTTGTGTGCATTCTGGAAGCGATGAAATTGATGAACGAGCTGGAAGCCGAGGTCAAGGGCGAGATTGTCGAGGTGCTAGCCACGAACGGCCAATTGGTCGAATTCGGCCAGCCGTTATTCCTGGTGAAGCCAGAATGA
- a CDS encoding SpoIIIAH-like family protein, with product MNTKRQTIWLVSMLSLMVVLSAYYLFTEDTPKAPEMAAEQQQLKGDATEAAQLPQVEVTEVSVGEDAQAKAAGNGAPASEQGQQGAGSAVNAEGGQPGQDAAAPEATPEEKEQAMLDQVVAEGVMKRSAIEQKQMERNEQYQQELEKLMGMINDGKTTGDKLAQAYEDMNQLEEREVKISNLETELQKNYNNAVITQEDDRFTVVVQSNKMEVSEAVDIISKMMKELNVTQDKVSVQYVSE from the coding sequence ATGAATACGAAAAGACAAACGATATGGCTGGTATCGATGCTTAGCTTGATGGTGGTGCTGTCCGCTTATTATTTGTTCACGGAGGACACGCCGAAAGCCCCTGAAATGGCGGCCGAGCAGCAGCAGCTGAAGGGCGATGCGACGGAAGCGGCCCAGCTCCCGCAAGTGGAAGTGACCGAAGTGTCCGTAGGGGAGGACGCGCAGGCCAAGGCGGCAGGGAACGGAGCGCCCGCCTCGGAGCAAGGACAGCAAGGGGCCGGCTCTGCGGTCAACGCCGAGGGCGGACAGCCAGGTCAGGATGCGGCGGCGCCAGAGGCGACTCCGGAGGAGAAAGAGCAGGCGATGCTCGATCAAGTCGTGGCCGAAGGCGTCATGAAGCGAAGCGCGATCGAGCAGAAGCAGATGGAGCGCAACGAGCAATACCAGCAGGAGCTGGAAAAGCTGATGGGCATGATCAATGACGGCAAGACGACGGGCGATAAGCTGGCGCAAGCCTATGAAGATATGAACCAATTGGAAGAGCGTGAGGTAAAAATATCCAATCTGGAAACCGAGCTGCAAAAGAACTACAACAACGCGGTCATCACCCAGGAGGACGACCGGTTCACCGTCGTCGTGCAAAGCAACAAGATGGAGGTGTCCGAAGCGGTGGACATCATATCGAAAATGATGAAAGAGCTGAATGTAACGCAGGACAAGGTAAGCGTGCAGTACGTCTCCGAATAA
- the spoIIIAG gene encoding stage III sporulation protein AG, giving the protein MAKWLQQIEQWIGKGSNGSKRIKAFRWLLLLGLTGAALLLYGTFQSGGGGWPKGTSNVGREPPAVGVFDGAEQNAAAASAAPGSFESVEMTFEARVKSILEEIVGVGQVDVLVTIDSTEEIVIQRNYKDNQQLTDETDANGGKRHTTQHTRDGEIVMYESSGGKTPIVTKRIKPKVRGVVVVAKGAENAVVKSLIVDAVEKGLNVPAYRISVVPRKIAE; this is encoded by the coding sequence TTGGCGAAATGGTTGCAGCAGATTGAACAGTGGATCGGCAAGGGCTCGAACGGTTCCAAGCGAATCAAAGCGTTCCGCTGGCTGCTTCTTCTCGGCTTGACCGGCGCGGCGCTCCTCTTGTACGGCACGTTCCAGTCCGGGGGCGGGGGATGGCCGAAGGGCACAAGCAATGTCGGCCGCGAACCGCCGGCGGTAGGCGTCTTTGACGGCGCGGAGCAGAATGCGGCCGCTGCTTCGGCTGCGCCGGGCTCCTTCGAGTCGGTGGAGATGACATTCGAAGCCCGGGTCAAGTCCATTTTGGAGGAAATTGTCGGGGTAGGACAAGTCGATGTGTTGGTCACGATTGACTCGACGGAAGAGATTGTCATCCAGCGCAATTACAAGGACAACCAGCAGTTGACGGACGAGACCGACGCGAACGGGGGCAAGCGGCATACGACGCAGCATACCCGGGATGGAGAGATTGTGATGTACGAATCTTCCGGGGGCAAGACGCCGATTGTGACCAAGCGCATCAAGCCGAAGGTTCGCGGCGTTGTCGTCGTCGCCAAAGGGGCGGAGAACGCCGTCGTCAAGTCGCTCATCGTCGATGCGGTCGAGAAAGGGCTGAATGTGCCGGCCTATCGAATCTCCGTCGTGCCGCGCAAAATCGCCGAGTAG
- the spoIIIAF gene encoding stage III sporulation protein AF — protein MQWFSQWLKEIIMVILLAAFIDLLLPNRSMQRYVKLMLSLIILLTLLSPVLRLFDSNVTAELAREWDTLLTASSANRPEGKSLEQIRREGERLARAREREALRLAGAQMEASMKEQINRALLQAEAAGSNGGAAVQVAAVQVTLTHDARQGPPAIERIALTLEEAPATARPEAPESGGPLDPAPVAAVEPVRIEPIGAGSPPPEAPDGAPVSGTGSGELLRMEAAAVGALTSAWLVKPEQIAVSWSRERPFPAGAYKR, from the coding sequence ATGCAATGGTTCAGTCAATGGCTTAAAGAGATCATCATGGTGATTTTGCTGGCCGCCTTCATCGACCTGCTGCTGCCGAACCGTTCGATGCAGCGCTACGTCAAGCTGATGCTCAGCCTGATTATTCTGCTCACCCTGCTGTCTCCGGTACTGCGCCTGTTCGACTCCAACGTGACGGCGGAGCTTGCCCGCGAATGGGATACGCTGCTGACCGCTTCCTCCGCCAACCGTCCCGAAGGGAAGTCGCTGGAGCAGATCCGGCGGGAAGGGGAGCGGCTGGCCCGCGCACGCGAGCGGGAGGCGCTCCGGCTGGCCGGAGCGCAGATGGAAGCCAGCATGAAGGAGCAGATTAACCGGGCGCTGCTCCAGGCGGAGGCCGCCGGCTCCAACGGGGGCGCGGCCGTGCAGGTGGCGGCCGTGCAGGTTACGCTGACGCATGACGCCAGACAGGGGCCGCCAGCGATTGAGCGAATCGCGCTTACCCTGGAGGAGGCGCCGGCGACCGCGCGGCCGGAAGCCCCTGAGAGCGGCGGCCCGCTCGATCCGGCTCCGGTCGCGGCTGTCGAGCCGGTTCGGATCGAGCCGATCGGGGCCGGAAGTCCGCCGCCGGAGGCGCCGGACGGCGCGCCGGTCTCCGGCACGGGAAGCGGGGAGCTCCTGCGCATGGAGGCAGCCGCCGTCGGAGCGCTGACCTCCGCCTGGCTCGTGAAGCCCGAGCAGATTGCGGTGTCATGGTCGCGGGAGCGCCCCTTCCCGGCCGGCGCCTACAAAAGATAA